CGCGGCCGCCATGGGACGGCCCCGGGTCCTCGACGAACAGCAGCAGCTCGCGGTGATCGAGGCCGCGATCGCCCGGAACTACGGCACCACCCACCCCGTACCGCCCGCGCAGGAGGAGAGCCGATGAAGGTCGTCACGATGGGCGTCCATGTGCTGGACGTACTGGTACGGCCGGTCGACGCGATACCCGAGGGACAGGGCGCGACGCTGGTCGAGGACATCCGGATGACCGCCGCCGGGACGGCCGGCGGCACCGCCCTCACCCTCGCCAAGCTCGGCGCGCAGGTGCGCAGCGCGGGAGCCGTCGGCTCCGACCCCACCGGCGACATGCTGGTGCAGCTCCTCGGCAGAGCGGGCATCGACACCGAGTTCCTCGTCAGACGCACCGACACCGCCACCTCCGCGAGCGTCCTGCCCATCCGCCCCAACGGCGACCGGCCCTCGCTGCACCTGCTCGGCGCCAACATCACCTACGGCCTCGACGACGTCCCCTGGGACGCCCTCGCCGAAGCCACCCACCTGCACCTCGGCGGCCCCGAGCTGATCGGCGTCGAGGTGGCCGCGCGCATCCTGGCGTACGCCAAGGAGCACGACGTCGTCACCTCCGTGGACCTGCTCGCCCCCGGCGTCCTCGGCAGCTTCGAACAGCTCGAGGCCGCGCTGCCCTACGTCGACCATCTGCTGCCCAACGAGGACCAGGTCCTCGGCTTCACCGGCGAGGACGACCTGCTGACCGGCGCACGCAAGCTCCTCGCCGCCGGCGCGGGCGTCGTCGCGGTCACCCGCGGCGGGGACGGCGCGCTCGTGGTGACCGCGGACGGCGCGGAACCGGTTCCCGCG
This window of the Streptomyces sp. NBC_01275 genome carries:
- a CDS encoding carbohydrate kinase family protein; translation: MKVVTMGVHVLDVLVRPVDAIPEGQGATLVEDIRMTAAGTAGGTALTLAKLGAQVRSAGAVGSDPTGDMLVQLLGRAGIDTEFLVRRTDTATSASVLPIRPNGDRPSLHLLGANITYGLDDVPWDALAEATHLHLGGPELIGVEVAARILAYAKEHDVVTSVDLLAPGVLGSFEQLEAALPYVDHLLPNEDQVLGFTGEDDLLTGARKLLAAGAGVVAVTRGGDGALVVTADGAEPVPAFVIDVVDTTGCGDAFSAGYLRGVSLGRTPGDAAVLGSAAAALVAQGLGSDHGDFDLTAADAFAASHRART